A stretch of DNA from Luteolibacter yonseiensis:
GCCTACACCGGCCTCAGCAACCTGTTGAACCCTCTCTACAGGGCCGATCCCAAGGCGGCGCAGGCATACGTGGAATCCCTCGGCGAGCGCGGCCAGCAGGTCGCGGCCGTGCGGGGACTGGCGGAGGCCGCATCTGACAAACCCGAGGATTTTGTCTCGCTGATCGGCGGTCTCCGGGAGGATATGCAACTGGAGGCGGTGAACTCGGCGATGCTGCATCGCATGCCCTCATGGTATCCCGCCTTCCTCGGCCCGCTGAACGACGGTTCGATCCGCGAGGAGAATATGGAGGGCTACATCCACCAACTGGCGGTTTTTCTGGATGGAGAGACGGGCCCGTCCTACGGGGGAACGCAGATGACCTGGAAGGTCACGGACGTCCCTGAGCACCTGGCCGAGTTTCAGGACTGGATCCGGGATCACCCCGGCCCGAACCGCGACCGCTTCATCCGCGAGGCCTACAAGGTGCAAAAGGACCAGCCGGAAGTCCTGCAAAAGGCGTTTGAGAAAGTCCCCGCGGAGGAGCTGAAGAGGATTTTGGACGGCAGGGATTGAAAGGGCGGGTGCCGGGGAACGGGAGCCGAGCCATCACCCGTGGGCGGGCTGGTCCGGAAAACCGTCACCGAGCGCGGCTTGATCTGCGGACCCCGGCCACTAGAATCCGGTTGTCACATGACGGACTGCTGATTTTCCAGCTGTCCAAAACCCCAAACCCAATGACTCAAAAAACGCCTTTCGCCGGGATTCTCCGGTGGATGAAATCGTTGCCCGTGATGATCGCGGGCGGGCTTTCGCTTTCGCTCGGTGCGATGGCGGGCACGCCCGGCCTCAACGCTCCTGAGGCCGTCGGACCTTTCCTGAACAACGCGTTCCCCCATGCGGAGCCGACCGGTGCCAGCGATTGGACGGTGCAGGAGACCTTCAACGGCATCAACATCCGGCTGCCGATGTGTCTCGCGCCCTATCCCGGGACGAACCGGCTGATCTGCGTCGCGAAGGAAGGGCGGGTTTATACTTTTGAAAACGACCCGGCGGCGAACACGACGCATCTGTTCCTCGACCTGAGCAACATCGTTTTCACGGACAGCGACTGCGGGATGACGTGGCTGGTGTTCCACCCGGAGTTCGGCCAGCCGGGTTCGCCGAACCGCGACTACGTCTACATCACCTACAAGTGGAAACCCGCCGGGGGAAATGGCAACGAGTCCTATTGGCGGCTGGCGCGTTTCACCGTGACCACCGGCGGCAACGGCCTGCCGGTCGCGGATCCCGCCAGCGAGCAGATCCTCATCCAGCAGTACGACCAGCAGCAGTGGCATGACAGCGGGTGCATGGTCTTCGGTCCCGAGGGGTATCTTTATATCGGCATCGGTGACGAAGGCGGCTCGAACGACCAGTATAATGACGGCCAGAAGATCAACGACCGCCTGTTCTCCGGCATCCTGAGGATCGATGTGGACAAGAAGGCGGGCAGTCACCCGATCCGCCGTCAGCCCCTGCGCCACCCCGCGACGCCCGCCGCCTGGCCGGACAGCTACACCGCGAATTACACGATCCCGGATTCGAACCCGTTCGTGGATGCGGGCGGTGGAAACCTCGAGGAGTTCTACGCCATCGGCCTCCGCCAGCCCTACCGGTTTTCCTACGACAACGTGTCCGGCCTGATGTGGCTGGCGGAAAGCGGGCAGGACACCCGCGAGGAGCTGGACATCATTACGGCAGGGGCGAATTTCGGCTGGCCGTTCCGCGAGGGCAGCATCGCCCGGCCGACCGGGCCACAGCCGCCGGTGGTGCCGAGTCCGCTCATCGGGACGCTGAAGGAGCCGATCTGGGATGCCAGCCACGCCACCGACGCCTGCACGGTGGGAGGATTCGTCTATCGGGGCACCACCCATCCGGCGCTGGTGGGGAAATATCTCACGGTGGACAATGTCACCAGCCACATCCGCGCGCACACCTACGATGGCACCATCGCGACCAACGACCTGCTGACGGACATGCCGAGCGGCAGTGTTTACAGCGGGACATCCACCATCGGCTGGGATCAGGCGGGAGAACCGATTTTTGTGAAAATCAATGGCACGGGGACACGCGGGCGTTATTTCAAGCTGGCGACCGTCCCTGCGGCGACGACGCGCGCGGGCTGGTTCCGTTTCGAGGATCAGGCGGCGGACAATGTTTCGGGATACGTCGCGGACAATCCGGAGCACGCCGCGGAAAACACCGTGGCCCGGGGAGTGAGGTTGCTGGCGGATGACGACGGGGAGGGAGCCAGTGCGAACGTTTTTTACAATGAGGGCAGCGGCCTGGGCCCGACCGGATTTCCCGCCAACACGCGGGGTGTCCACATGGCGGCGGGGGATGCGGACGGATGGCCGGGCAATCTGGCGGGGGATCTGCACACGGAATCGAAGCTCGGGGTGATCAACGATTTCACCGTCGAGCTGAGCTTCCGGCCCGCGGCGGGTTCGCTCGGCGGAGGCTACCAGTGTTTCATCGGGCTGGACGGACAGACCGGCACCACACCACCGGCGGATGGTGAGGACGGTCCGGCGCTCCAGCCGTTCCGCCTCATGCGCTGGGGCCGGAACGATGCCGGTGCCACCACCTTTCCTCTCGCGAACGGGGATCTGTTCCTGAATGTGCGGACCATCAACCCGGCGACCAACACCTGGACCACCGTGCCGCTCAAGGTGCTGCCGGCCGGGTCATTCACCGGTGACACTTGGTATCACCTGGCGATCATCGGGGATGTGGCGGCTGGAACGCTCACCGTTTTCCGCCATGACGCGGGAAGCTACACCCAGATCGCCCAAGCCACCGGCTACGTCGGAAACCTGCAGTCCGGCGTGTGGTCGGTGGGGCGGGGATTTTACAATGGAAATGCGGCGGACTGGGTGACGGGCGCCGACTTCGACGAAGTCAGGATCACCGACGAAGCGCTGCCACCCTCCAAATTCCTCTATGGCAGCCAACCGGTCATGCCGATGATTCCGGTGGTGGACCCGCCGCCGTTGCTTTCGCAGACGGGAGCGTTTTCAAATCTCGCCACGCTGGCCCCCGCGCCGGGCGTGGTGCCCTACACGGTGAACGCGCCGCTGTGGTCGGATCGCGCGGCGAAGATGCGCTGGATCGCGCTGCCGAACGACGGCGCGCACGACACCCCGGCGGAGAAGATCGTTTTCCAGCCCGAGGAAAATTGGAAATTCCCGACCGGCACCGTTTTCATCAAGCACTTCGAACTACCGGTGGATGACGCGGCTCCGTCCGTCCACCGCCGTCTCGAAACCCGCTTCATCATCATGCCCACCGAGGGCGAGCCGTTCGGATTCACCTACCGCTGGCGGCCGGATGGCAGCGACGCGGAGCTGCTGCCCGCCGGGCTCGACGAGCAGATCGACATCGCCACCACGGACGGGGGAGTCCGCCAGGAAACGTGGACCTACCCGGGCAGGAGCGACTGCCGGTTCTGCCACAATGGCAACGCGGGCTACATCCTCGGCGTGAAAACCCAGCAGCTCAACGGCGACATGACCTACCCGCTCACCGGACGCACCGCGAACCAGCTTGAGACGCTCGGCGCGCTCGGGTGGTTCGATGGCTCCTACCGGCCGGACCTCGTCGGCTGGATGTTGAAAAGCCACAACGTCGCGGAGACAACGGCGGATCTCACCGAACGCGTCCGTTCCTACATCGATTCAAATTGTTCCCAGTGCCACCAGCCGGGCGGGGTGCGGGCCTTTTTCGACGCGCGGCTCACGACTCCCATCGAACGGCAGGGACTGATCTTCGGCGAACTCGAAACCACCTACGGCGACGACCTCAACCGCATCATCCGGCCTGGTGATCCGGGCCGTTCCATCATGCTGCGCCGAATGGGTTCGCTGGCGGAAATCAAGATGCCTCCCATCGCCAAGCACATCGTGGATCAGGCGGCGATCCAGCTCATGACGGATTGGATCAACAGCCTCGGCACCGGCCCTCTCGTCAGGCTGACCGGCCCGGCCACCACCACGGGGCCGTTCGCGGTGGACGTGCGTTTCACGCAGGAGGTCACCGGCCTCACGGTCCAGGACTTCGACATCCGGGGCGGCACCGCGACAGGATTGACCGGGAGCGGGACCGACTACGTGCTTTCGGTCGCTACCGCCAATGTGGATCAGGTGAAAATCACCCTGCCCGCGGACGCGGCTCGGAATGCGGGGAACGCCGGCAACTACGAGTCCAACAGGTACGTGCAGGCGGTGGTCGAGCCGCCGGGCGTCGATCCGGACGGACTGCTGGCCTGGTACCGGCTGGATGACGCCAGCGGCACCGTGGCCAAGGATGTTTCGGCGTCGGGCGGGCATCATGGAACGCTTGTCGGGACGACACCACCCGCGTGGGGTGCCGGAAATTTCAACGGCGGGCTTGTTTTCAACAACTCGAACCGGGTGGAGATCCCGAACATCGTCGGCAACGATTTCTCATTCTCCTTTTGGATGAAAACCTCACAGGGCTTCCCGAGAGCCGACTCGGGCGCGCAGGGAGCATCGCTGTTTTTCTGCGATACTCCGGGCAATGCCTCGGATTTCATCATCGCCGGCACGCGTTCGTCGGGGGCGACGGGGTCGGTCAACCGGATCACCGTGATGACCGGTGTGAACAGTGCGACGGCGTCCATCCAGAATCACGGAGTCACGAGCGTGAACGACGGCCAGTGGAAACATATCGTCGTGACCCGCGCGAAGACCTCCGGCGAGGTGAGGATTTACATCAACGGAACCCTGGACAAGGCGGGCACCGGCAGCACCACCACGCTGGTGTCGAATCCGGTGATCTCCATCGGCGCCACTCCGGGAAACCCCGGCGCCAGCTACGTCGGTGGTTTGGATGAGATCCGGATTTACAACAAGGTGCTTTCCCAAGCGGAAATCACGGCACTCTTGTCCGGACCACCGGACCCTCCCGCTCCGACGTTGGCCGCCGCGTCCACGGCCTACGACGACTGGACGAAGGCATGGTTCCCCGGCATCCATCATCTGCAGGGCGACCGGACCGCGGGCCTGGATTTCGATCACGACGGGATCACCAACTTCGGCGAGTTCGCCTACGGGGTGAATCCCCAGGTCCATGATGGCATCAGCGTTCCGCTGACCCGGGCCACACCGGACGGCCCGGTGGTGCTCAGCTACATCGCGCTCAGGGACAAGTCCGCCGCCGGATACCAGGTGATGGTGTCGGACGATCTTCTCGGCTGGACGGACGCCGCGCCGCACATCATCTCGTCATCCGCCGAGCCTTTGGCGGGGACCGACTACGAGAGGGTGACGGTCACCTACGCCCCCCCGCCGGACGGGGCCGGAAAACAGTTCTTCAGCATCCGGGCGATCCAGCGTTGAGGAAGGTAATTAGCGCATCTTAAATGATTCGCTTTGACCTGCCATGGAACTTTCGTATAAGAATACATCCTTTCCGACCATGAAATGTCCCCGTTGTGTCCAGCGCATCCACCGAGCCGCGGCGTCCTGCCCGCACTGTGGATTCACGCTCGCTGACGCCGATGCGAATTTCGGTTCGGAAGACGTTCGGCTCCGTTGTCTCACGGACAGCGCGGGGATTCTCCGCCGTGGCGACCGCCCGACGGTGGAGGCGGCGATGGAGAAGATTTCCCGCCGTTTCCCGCAGATTTTCGTCGCGGTTTACACCGGTTCGCTCGGTGAGGTCGCGAACATCCGGCAGTTCGGCTTCTGGCTGCTGAACCGCGCCGCGTTCGAGGACGTGCCGGTGGAGAAACCGAATGAAGCGGGCATTCTGATCACCATCGATCCCGAATCCAAGGCCGCGGGCATGGTTTTCGGCTATCTGCTCGATCCGTTTTTGGATGAGTCCGATACCTTCGACTGTCTCACCCGCGCCCACTCCCACTGGCTGGAGGGCCGCTATGCGGATGGCATTTTGCGCGTGATCTCCCACCTGGATGTCGTGCTCCGCAAGCGCAGCCGCCAGGCGCGGCGCGACCCGGAACACTTCGAGCGCAAGGCGGGCCTCCGCGCTCGTCCGGGGGACGTCGTGCGTGGCATCCGTGCGGGTCACGGCCACGCGGCGGAGGAGAAAGCGGAGGAGGTCCATCGGTGAAGATTCCGGCCATTGTTGGTATCACAGCCTGTCTGGCCTCCATCGCGCTGGCCTCCGACGAACCACCGCTTCCGGCATGGGAAACCCGGCAGCGCGCCGAGCGCGAGGCGGACGGCTGGCTGGCGGGTGCGGTTTTGCTGACAGACGATCCGATCCCCGGAGAACCGGAAAGAGCCGCCGCGGAGGCCTTGGAAGCACCTTCGCCGGATGAGATCGCGGGGGATGCCACCGTGTTTCCCGAACTGCCGGAAAAGTTCCTGCCCGACTATTTTGCGGAGCGTCCGAAGAGTTTTCTCGTGGATCCCCAAGGCCTGCTGGCTCCCGCCGACTACCAGGACCGTCTGGGTTTCCTCAATTATCACGCCAGCGACTCGTCCATCGACCTCTTCGTCTACCTGCTGGAAAAGGATCAGGAAATCCCGGCGGACGTCAGGGACGAGGAAATGATGGAGCGTCTTTTCAACGAGGGCCGGCCCGCGGCCGTGGTCTTCTATTATCTGGGTGCGCCACAACGGTCCGTCATCTCGTTGAGTCCGTCGCTCACCGGTTCCATCTCGACGACCGAACAGCGGCGCGCCTTGGAAAGCTCGGTCATGCAGGCGTCCGAACGCACGATCCCTGCGGAACAGCTTGAGAAGTTCCTCGGCCAGATGTCGGTCCGCATCTATTGGATGGAGCGCATGCTTTCATCCACCCTGGACATCCGGCCGCATCCGGGCGCCGAGGGGGCGGCCATTGTTGAAAAGAAAGCGGCGGCCGCGCCCGCGCCCCATGGCAAATTCGCCTGGGTGAAGGAAGCCGCCGCGAAAGCGGCGCTGCCGGCCTCGGCACTGGCCGGGCTCCTGCTCGCGGCATTCGGATTGACCCGTTGGCTCCGGGCGCGCGCGCGTCATCGTTTCCCCGAGCTTGAGGTGGAACCCCGCTTGGGAGGATCGCACGCGGCGGGGGTGGGTGCCGTCATTTCGTTCTCCAGCGCCTCGGTGCCACCCGCCTCCCAGCGGGATCAGATGCCGGATTACCTGCGGCGCATGTGACGGGGCGGTTCCGGGCTTCGGGGAAATCACTTCCGATTTTGGAACTTGTAAAAGATCTCCGGTCACATCATTTGCATGCGCCGTCATTGCCGCTTTTTCCGCATCCCTGTCATTGTTAGGAATCCCCCTCGGAGTATGTTTTTCAAGCAAATCATCAGTATTGTCTCATCACTTGTCGTAACATCCTCCATCGCCGAGGCTACGCCGGTTCACGATGATTTCGCCAACAGCATCGGGATCACCGCACCTCTTCCCGTCTCGATCGACGGTGATAACAAGGGAGCCACGTTGGAAGCCGGCGAACCGGACCCGGGCGCGGGAGGCGGGGCTTCCGTCTGGTACCGATGGACAGCACCCTCGAACGGCGATTTCGAAATAAAGCTTTTGGACAAAGGGCCCGATGCCAACCTGAGGATTTTCACGGGCGGCTCGGTGGACTCGCTCCAGCAGCTTTCGAGAACCCGGACGAGGAGTGTCATCGCAGCCGTTTCCGGCACGACCTACCAGTTTTCCGTTCATGCGGCATTTGGACAAGAAGGGAGCTTCGGGCTGGCGATCCGTCCCATCACACCCCCGGTGAACGATCATTTCGCCAATGGCTTTGTCATTCCTCCGGGGCTTCCCGTCACCCTGTCGGGCTCGCATGTGGATGCGACGTGGGAAACAGGCGAGGCATATCCTGTCTCACAAAAGGAAGCGTCGGTGTGGTACCGGTGGACCGCACCCGCCAGCGGCAGCTATGAAATCAGCCTTCCCCAGTGGGATTTGAAATCAACGTTTCACGTGTTCACGGGAGACGCCCTGGACGCCCTCAAGCCGATCGCGTCGTCCGATTTCCGGGAATCCATCGCCGCCACCGCCGGCACCACCTATCATATCTCCGTCGTGGGAAAGAGCGGAGTCCAGGGGGCGTTCAAGCTGGGCATCCGGGCGAACGGTCCTCCGGCGAACGACAACTTCGCGAACCGGATCGTGATCCCGGCGGGACTGCCTGTCTCCCTTTCCGGATCGAACCTGTCCGCGACGCTGGAGACCGGCGAGCCCTATTTCATGGATAACAGGGCGTCCGTCTGGTATCAGTGGACCGCTCCTTCCACCGGAAATTTCAGAATCAACACCATTTTTCCCCATAATTCGGAACCGGTGATCCGGATCTTCACGGGGAATTCCCTGGAGTCGCTCCATCACGTGGCTTCCGCTTACAATGGACGGAGCAGCATCGCCGCCACCGCCGGCACGACCTATCAGATCGCCGTCCAGGGATTCCATGGTTATCCGACTTCGTCCGGGTATGTGG
This window harbors:
- a CDS encoding TPM domain-containing protein, with product MKCPRCVQRIHRAAASCPHCGFTLADADANFGSEDVRLRCLTDSAGILRRGDRPTVEAAMEKISRRFPQIFVAVYTGSLGEVANIRQFGFWLLNRAAFEDVPVEKPNEAGILITIDPESKAAGMVFGYLLDPFLDESDTFDCLTRAHSHWLEGRYADGILRVISHLDVVLRKRSRQARRDPEHFERKAGLRARPGDVVRGIRAGHGHAAEEKAEEVHR
- a CDS encoding LamG-like jellyroll fold domain-containing protein, producing MKSLPVMIAGGLSLSLGAMAGTPGLNAPEAVGPFLNNAFPHAEPTGASDWTVQETFNGINIRLPMCLAPYPGTNRLICVAKEGRVYTFENDPAANTTHLFLDLSNIVFTDSDCGMTWLVFHPEFGQPGSPNRDYVYITYKWKPAGGNGNESYWRLARFTVTTGGNGLPVADPASEQILIQQYDQQQWHDSGCMVFGPEGYLYIGIGDEGGSNDQYNDGQKINDRLFSGILRIDVDKKAGSHPIRRQPLRHPATPAAWPDSYTANYTIPDSNPFVDAGGGNLEEFYAIGLRQPYRFSYDNVSGLMWLAESGQDTREELDIITAGANFGWPFREGSIARPTGPQPPVVPSPLIGTLKEPIWDASHATDACTVGGFVYRGTTHPALVGKYLTVDNVTSHIRAHTYDGTIATNDLLTDMPSGSVYSGTSTIGWDQAGEPIFVKINGTGTRGRYFKLATVPAATTRAGWFRFEDQAADNVSGYVADNPEHAAENTVARGVRLLADDDGEGASANVFYNEGSGLGPTGFPANTRGVHMAAGDADGWPGNLAGDLHTESKLGVINDFTVELSFRPAAGSLGGGYQCFIGLDGQTGTTPPADGEDGPALQPFRLMRWGRNDAGATTFPLANGDLFLNVRTINPATNTWTTVPLKVLPAGSFTGDTWYHLAIIGDVAAGTLTVFRHDAGSYTQIAQATGYVGNLQSGVWSVGRGFYNGNAADWVTGADFDEVRITDEALPPSKFLYGSQPVMPMIPVVDPPPLLSQTGAFSNLATLAPAPGVVPYTVNAPLWSDRAAKMRWIALPNDGAHDTPAEKIVFQPEENWKFPTGTVFIKHFELPVDDAAPSVHRRLETRFIIMPTEGEPFGFTYRWRPDGSDAELLPAGLDEQIDIATTDGGVRQETWTYPGRSDCRFCHNGNAGYILGVKTQQLNGDMTYPLTGRTANQLETLGALGWFDGSYRPDLVGWMLKSHNVAETTADLTERVRSYIDSNCSQCHQPGGVRAFFDARLTTPIERQGLIFGELETTYGDDLNRIIRPGDPGRSIMLRRMGSLAEIKMPPIAKHIVDQAAIQLMTDWINSLGTGPLVRLTGPATTTGPFAVDVRFTQEVTGLTVQDFDIRGGTATGLTGSGTDYVLSVATANVDQVKITLPADAARNAGNAGNYESNRYVQAVVEPPGVDPDGLLAWYRLDDASGTVAKDVSASGGHHGTLVGTTPPAWGAGNFNGGLVFNNSNRVEIPNIVGNDFSFSFWMKTSQGFPRADSGAQGASLFFCDTPGNASDFIIAGTRSSGATGSVNRITVMTGVNSATASIQNHGVTSVNDGQWKHIVVTRAKTSGEVRIYINGTLDKAGTGSTTTLVSNPVISIGATPGNPGASYVGGLDEIRIYNKVLSQAEITALLSGPPDPPAPTLAAASTAYDDWTKAWFPGIHHLQGDRTAGLDFDHDGITNFGEFAYGVNPQVHDGISVPLTRATPDGPVVLSYIALRDKSAAGYQVMVSDDLLGWTDAAPHIISSSAEPLAGTDYERVTVTYAPPPDGAGKQFFSIRAIQR